A stretch of the Halomonas sp. BDJS001 genome encodes the following:
- the ilvN gene encoding acetolactate synthase small subunit produces the protein MRHIISILLENEPGALSRVVGLFSQRNFNIETLNVAPTEDPSLSRLTVTTVGDDRVIEQITKHLNKLIDVVKLVDLTEGNHIERELMLVKVKALGAARDEVKRTVDIFRAQIVDVTPSLYTVQITGDAGKLDAFLQAMAPVGILEVARTGVSGIARGDKVLSL, from the coding sequence ATGCGTCATATCATCTCGATTCTGTTAGAAAATGAACCGGGTGCGCTGTCACGTGTAGTCGGGCTGTTCTCCCAGCGCAACTTCAACATCGAAACGCTTAACGTAGCGCCGACAGAAGACCCATCTCTGTCGCGCTTAACGGTCACCACCGTGGGCGATGACCGGGTCATCGAGCAGATCACCAAGCACCTCAATAAGCTGATTGATGTGGTCAAGCTGGTGGATCTCACTGAAGGTAACCATATCGAGCGCGAACTGATGCTGGTGAAAGTGAAGGCATTGGGTGCGGCGCGTGATGAAGTGAAGCGCACGGTGGATATCTTCCGCGCACAGATCGTCGACGTAACGCCCAGCCTGTATACCGTGCAGATCACCGGTGATGCGGGCAAGCTGGATGCTTTCCTTCAAGCCATGGCACCGGTAGGCATATTAGAGGTCGCCCGCACCGGGGTCTCGGGTATTGCTCGGGGCGATAAGGTGTTGTCGCTTTAG
- a CDS encoding acetolactate synthase 3 large subunit translates to MELLSGADMIARFLQDEGIEYIYGYPGGAALHIYDALFRQDKVKHILVRHEQAATHAADGYARASGKPGCVLVTSGPGATNAVTGIATAYMDSIPMVVLCGQVASHLIGEDAFQETDIVGVTRPIVKHSFSIRHPSEIPEVLKKAFYLASTGRPGPVVVDIPKDMTAPTERYEYVYPKKVKLRSYNPVTRGHTGQIKKAVEMMLKAKRPVFYTGGGVVTGKASEGLTDLVKQLGYPITTTLMGIGAYPQSDRQCLGWLGMHGSYESNMAMHHADLIIAIGARFDDRVTNSTSKFCPTAKIIHVDVDPSSISKTVRADVPIVGPASSVINEMISLVQGHKIAHPEALTEWWEKIDGWRADREGKLYEPSKEGEALKPQEVIEALCRVTRGEAYVTTDVGQHQMFAAQYYKFDKPNRLITSGGLGTMGFGFPAAMGIKQNYPDDDVVCVTGEGSFQMMMQELSTCKQYGVGVKILNLNNASLGMVRQWQDLNYKSRHAHSYMESLPDFHMLIEAYGFTAITVNTIDELEPALERAFADKHELVFLDVKVDPFEHVYPMQVPLGAMRDMLLSKTERT, encoded by the coding sequence GTGGAACTGCTTTCCGGCGCAGATATGATCGCCCGCTTCTTGCAAGATGAGGGCATCGAATACATTTATGGTTACCCCGGCGGTGCAGCGCTGCATATTTACGATGCACTCTTCCGCCAGGACAAAGTGAAGCACATTCTAGTGCGTCATGAACAAGCGGCTACCCACGCAGCCGACGGCTATGCCCGTGCCTCAGGCAAGCCTGGCTGCGTACTGGTTACCTCCGGCCCCGGTGCCACCAACGCCGTCACCGGTATTGCCACCGCCTACATGGACTCTATCCCTATGGTAGTGCTGTGTGGCCAGGTGGCGAGCCACCTGATCGGTGAAGACGCCTTCCAGGAGACCGATATCGTCGGTGTGACACGCCCGATCGTGAAGCACAGCTTCTCGATCCGTCACCCGTCGGAAATCCCGGAAGTGCTGAAAAAGGCGTTCTATTTAGCCTCAACCGGTCGCCCTGGCCCGGTGGTGGTGGACATCCCCAAGGATATGACGGCGCCTACTGAGCGTTACGAGTATGTCTACCCGAAAAAGGTCAAGCTGCGCTCCTACAACCCGGTAACGCGTGGCCACACGGGGCAGATCAAAAAAGCCGTTGAGATGATGCTTAAGGCCAAACGTCCGGTGTTTTATACCGGCGGCGGTGTGGTCACGGGCAAAGCCAGCGAAGGCCTGACCGATCTGGTCAAACAGCTGGGCTACCCGATTACCACTACGCTGATGGGCATTGGCGCGTATCCGCAAAGTGATCGGCAGTGCTTGGGCTGGCTGGGTATGCACGGCTCCTATGAATCCAATATGGCCATGCACCACGCCGACCTGATCATTGCCATTGGGGCGCGTTTTGACGACCGTGTAACCAACAGCACGTCGAAATTCTGCCCCACCGCCAAAATCATCCATGTGGACGTCGATCCAAGTTCGATCTCTAAAACGGTGCGTGCCGATGTGCCGATCGTGGGCCCGGCCTCCAGCGTTATCAATGAGATGATCAGCTTGGTGCAGGGGCATAAAATTGCCCATCCCGAAGCGCTGACTGAGTGGTGGGAAAAGATTGATGGCTGGCGTGCCGACCGTGAAGGCAAGCTTTATGAGCCTTCCAAGGAGGGTGAAGCGCTTAAGCCACAGGAAGTTATTGAAGCGCTTTGTCGGGTAACCCGAGGCGAAGCCTACGTGACGACCGATGTTGGTCAGCACCAGATGTTCGCGGCGCAGTACTACAAGTTTGATAAACCCAACCGACTGATCACCTCAGGTGGTTTGGGCACCATGGGCTTTGGCTTCCCCGCCGCCATGGGTATCAAGCAGAACTACCCGGATGATGACGTGGTGTGTGTCACCGGTGAAGGCAGCTTCCAGATGATGATGCAGGAGCTCTCTACCTGTAAGCAGTACGGGGTGGGCGTTAAGATCCTCAATCTTAACAATGCGTCGCTGGGTATGGTGCGTCAGTGGCAGGACTTGAACTATAAATCGCGTCACGCGCACTCCTATATGGAGTCGCTGCCGGACTTTCATATGCTGATTGAGGCGTATGGATTTACCGCGATTACCGTCAATACTATTGATGAACTGGAGCCTGCGCTGGAGCGTGCCTTTGCGGATAAGCATGAGCTGGTGTTCCTTGACGTGAAGGTCGACCCTTTTGAGCACGTCTATCCGATGCAGGTGCCGTTAGGCGCCATGCGCGACATGCTGCTGTCTAAAACGGAGCGTACCTGA
- the pssA gene encoding CDP-diacylglycerol--serine O-phosphatidyltransferase encodes MTQDARDQEHSGSGQASSDHAKPGPIGAEQPDDTDPSEVGGNEDLATAFLRETEVVEETVEDGKKIRRRGIYLLPNLFTTSALFAGFFAVVAGINGEFTSAAVAIFIAMVLDGLDGRVARMTNTQSEFGAEYDSLSDMISFGMAPALVAFTWILQDIGKTGWVVAFLYVACAALRLARFNVQIGSVDKKWFIGLPSPSAAALVAASVWTFHSFDADAFGFKLLMLVVVAAAGVLMVSNIRYYSFKDLDFKKPVPFVVLLAIVLAFVMISVEPSVMLLLLFGAYVASGPVLAVMRKAKPSR; translated from the coding sequence ATGACACAGGACGCTCGCGATCAAGAGCACTCAGGCTCAGGCCAGGCAAGTTCAGATCATGCTAAACCAGGCCCGATAGGCGCTGAGCAGCCAGACGACACTGATCCGTCAGAGGTAGGTGGCAACGAGGATTTGGCGACTGCTTTCTTGCGTGAAACGGAGGTGGTTGAGGAAACCGTAGAGGATGGTAAAAAGATCCGCCGTCGAGGTATCTACTTACTGCCTAACTTATTTACCACCTCGGCGCTGTTTGCAGGTTTCTTTGCGGTCGTTGCTGGTATTAATGGCGAGTTCACCTCGGCCGCCGTCGCGATCTTTATTGCCATGGTGCTGGATGGCTTGGATGGCCGTGTCGCACGTATGACCAATACGCAAAGTGAATTCGGCGCTGAGTACGACAGCTTGTCTGACATGATCTCCTTTGGTATGGCTCCCGCTTTAGTTGCCTTTACCTGGATTCTTCAGGACATAGGTAAAACCGGCTGGGTGGTGGCCTTTCTTTACGTGGCCTGCGCGGCACTGCGCCTTGCACGTTTTAATGTACAGATCGGTAGCGTCGACAAAAAGTGGTTTATTGGATTGCCAAGCCCTTCTGCCGCAGCGCTAGTAGCGGCCAGTGTGTGGACCTTCCATAGCTTTGATGCCGATGCCTTTGGCTTCAAGTTACTGATGCTGGTTGTGGTGGCGGCGGCAGGCGTGCTGATGGTGAGTAATATCCGCTACTACAGCTTCAAGGATCTCGACTTTAAAAAGCCAGTACCGTTTGTTGTGCTGCTCGCCATCGTTCTGGCTTTCGTTATGATCTCGGTTGAACCTTCGGTAATGCTGTTACTGCTGTTTGGAGCCTATGTGGCTTCAGGGCCTGTTTTAGCCGTTATGCGCAAGGCAAAACCTAGCCGCTAG